A region of Myxococcus stipitatus DSM 14675 DNA encodes the following proteins:
- a CDS encoding aspartate aminotransferase family protein → MRDDGRQTVRYPQGNVLLRNLARDFPVITHGQGIHLFDARGKRYLDASAGALVASVGHGNREVVDRIHEQLLRVAYVNGTHFTTEVTEALASRLCALAPPGLDRAAFLGSGSEAVEAAVKFARQLWVERGQPQRTKVIARVPGYHGNTLYALSLSGRPHYKTFFGPLLSEVITTPAPYPYRSGLEDYARDGAEHYARLLEETLRREGPDTIAAFIAEPVIGSSAGASPPPPGYFERVSALCREYGILTIADEVMCGCGRTGRFFASELFDFQPDLLVLGKGISGGYAPLSALLVKQAHVEEMRQGSGGFMHAQTYLQAPAMTAAGLAVLDYFERYDLVSHAASVGAHFQRKLREVLSPLPFVGSVQGVGLLAGVELVEDTPSRRPFPRARKVVERLLAKLLERGLVLWSNTGHADGVHGDLLMLGPPLIITEAEVDELVDTLSRGIRQFFQEES, encoded by the coding sequence ATGCGGGACGACGGAAGACAGACGGTTCGCTATCCCCAGGGGAACGTGCTCCTGCGCAACCTGGCGCGCGACTTCCCCGTCATCACCCACGGGCAGGGCATCCACCTCTTCGACGCGCGCGGCAAGCGCTACCTGGACGCCTCCGCGGGCGCGCTGGTGGCCAGCGTCGGCCACGGCAACCGCGAGGTGGTGGACCGCATCCACGAGCAGCTGCTCCGCGTCGCGTACGTCAATGGCACCCACTTCACCACCGAGGTGACGGAGGCACTCGCCTCGCGCCTGTGCGCGCTGGCGCCCCCGGGGCTCGACCGCGCCGCGTTCCTCGGCTCGGGCTCCGAGGCCGTCGAAGCCGCGGTGAAGTTCGCCCGACAGCTCTGGGTGGAGCGAGGACAGCCCCAGCGCACCAAGGTCATCGCGCGGGTGCCCGGCTACCACGGCAACACGCTCTACGCGCTCTCCCTCTCCGGGCGGCCTCACTACAAGACGTTCTTCGGTCCGCTGCTGTCGGAGGTCATCACCACGCCCGCGCCGTACCCGTACCGCTCCGGTCTGGAGGACTACGCACGCGACGGCGCGGAGCACTACGCGCGGCTGCTGGAGGAGACCCTCCGGCGCGAAGGCCCGGACACCATCGCCGCCTTCATCGCCGAGCCCGTCATCGGCTCGTCCGCGGGCGCCTCTCCTCCACCTCCGGGCTACTTCGAGCGCGTGAGCGCGCTGTGCCGGGAGTACGGCATCCTCACCATCGCCGACGAGGTGATGTGCGGCTGCGGACGCACCGGGCGCTTCTTCGCCAGCGAGCTGTTCGACTTCCAGCCCGACCTGCTCGTGCTCGGCAAGGGCATCAGCGGAGGCTACGCGCCCTTGAGCGCGCTGCTCGTGAAGCAGGCGCACGTGGAGGAGATGCGCCAGGGCTCCGGTGGCTTCATGCACGCGCAGACCTATCTCCAGGCCCCCGCGATGACGGCGGCGGGGCTGGCCGTGCTCGACTACTTCGAGCGCTACGACCTGGTCTCCCACGCCGCGAGCGTGGGCGCGCACTTCCAACGCAAGCTGCGCGAGGTGCTCTCGCCGCTGCCCTTCGTGGGCTCGGTGCAGGGCGTGGGGCTGCTCGCGGGCGTGGAGCTCGTGGAGGACACGCCCAGCCGCCGCCCCTTCCCACGCGCGCGCAAGGTCGTGGAGCGCCTGCTGGCGAAGCTGCTCGAGCGCGGCCTGGTGCTCTGGTCCAACACCGGCCACGCGGATGGCGTTCACGGCGACCTGCTGATGCTGGGCCCGCCTCTCATCATCACCGAGGCGGAGGTCGACGAGTTGGTCGACACCCTCTCGCGCGGCATCCGCCAGTTCTTCCAGGAGGAGTCATGA
- a CDS encoding 2-hydroxymuconate tautomerase family protein, translating to MPYVKVEVTKDGVTREQKAALVQGVTALLQQVLNKDPSLTFVTIDEVDTDNWGVGGELVSDLRRKKAAAPAPSPAPIIGPSVLADTTGELPALLDCIATYLDGLYFADVERLARVFHPRARYFSTAEGSLKELDMPTYFDVVRGRVPASASQQPRYDRLLSVDLAGPHTALVKLECALSPRHFTDYLSLVKEQGQWRIISKVFEVRQLPPT from the coding sequence ATGCCTTACGTGAAGGTGGAGGTGACGAAGGACGGAGTGACGCGGGAGCAGAAGGCCGCGCTGGTGCAAGGCGTGACAGCGCTCCTTCAACAGGTGCTGAACAAGGACCCGTCGCTGACGTTCGTCACCATCGACGAAGTCGACACCGACAACTGGGGCGTCGGCGGCGAGCTGGTCTCCGACCTCCGACGGAAGAAGGCCGCCGCGCCCGCTCCCTCTCCCGCGCCCATCATCGGCCCCAGCGTGCTCGCGGACACCACCGGCGAGCTGCCCGCGTTGCTCGACTGCATCGCGACCTATCTGGACGGACTGTACTTCGCCGACGTCGAGCGGCTGGCCCGCGTGTTCCATCCCCGCGCGCGCTACTTCAGCACCGCGGAGGGCTCGCTCAAGGAGCTGGACATGCCCACCTACTTCGACGTGGTGCGCGGCCGGGTGCCCGCGTCGGCGAGTCAGCAACCGCGCTACGACAGGCTGCTCTCCGTGGACCTCGCGGGCCCGCACACCGCGCTGGTGAAGCTGGAGTGTGCACTGTCCCCACGTCACTTCACCGACTACCTGAGCCTCGTGAAGGAGCAGGGACAGTGGCGAATCATCTCCAAGGTCTTCGAGGTGCGACAGCTCCCGCCAACTTGA
- a CDS encoding LysR family transcriptional regulator — MESLRVFMEVVLAGSLSAAARKRGVATSAVSKRLAQLEKSLGVPLLVRSSRSMRLTEAGQALAERAPSALREVEDAFASARELGTATQGAVRVSAPVTLTELHLAPLTADFLLAEPSMRVELVVDDRFVDPVKDGFDLVIRSGPATHVSLVVKKLARDSRVLCASPDYLKRAGTPATPEDLSRHNCMRHSFNDSSGRWALNVEGQGRTVLVRGNLRLNHGGALKAAVLRGLGIGYLPLFVVREELERGALVQVLPDVEVEAPPFLIALHPYGRRPPRPVRGYLEYLAAHLPQRLGQPPAAR, encoded by the coding sequence GTGGAGTCCTTGCGTGTCTTCATGGAGGTGGTCCTCGCGGGCTCCCTCTCCGCCGCTGCGCGGAAGCGCGGGGTGGCGACCTCCGCGGTCAGCAAGCGGCTGGCGCAGCTGGAGAAGAGCCTGGGGGTGCCCTTGCTGGTGCGCAGCTCCCGGAGCATGCGCCTCACGGAGGCGGGACAGGCGCTGGCCGAGCGTGCGCCCTCCGCGCTGCGAGAAGTCGAGGACGCGTTCGCCTCCGCGCGAGAGCTGGGCACCGCCACCCAAGGGGCCGTGCGTGTGTCGGCCCCTGTCACGCTGACGGAGCTGCACCTGGCGCCACTCACCGCGGACTTCCTGCTGGCGGAGCCGTCCATGCGCGTCGAGCTGGTGGTGGATGACCGGTTCGTGGACCCGGTGAAGGATGGCTTCGACCTGGTCATCCGCTCGGGGCCCGCCACCCACGTGAGCCTGGTCGTGAAGAAGCTCGCGAGGGACTCACGGGTGCTGTGCGCCTCGCCGGACTACCTGAAGCGCGCGGGCACGCCCGCGACGCCGGAGGACCTGTCGCGCCACAACTGCATGCGGCACTCGTTCAATGACTCGAGCGGGCGCTGGGCGCTGAACGTGGAGGGGCAGGGGCGCACGGTGCTCGTGCGCGGCAACCTGCGGCTCAACCACGGCGGCGCGCTCAAGGCGGCGGTGCTGCGCGGCCTGGGCATCGGGTACCTGCCCCTCTTCGTCGTGCGGGAGGAGCTGGAGCGAGGGGCGCTCGTGCAGGTCCTCCCCGACGTGGAGGTGGAGGCGCCGCCGTTCCTCATCGCCCTGCACCCGTATGGCCGAAGGCCGCCGCGTCCGGTGCGTGGCTACCTGGAGTACCTGGCGGCGCACCTGCCCCAGCGATTGGGGCAGCCCCCCGCTGCTCGCTGA
- a CDS encoding pectate lyase: MKIRPVWILLPAVAASACLSPELEPAGAGAPAPVALDTEAQAAVTPLRTKALGRMRNAAKYFNDFVSRNGGYAWHHNASNLNERWGDIQLDADQIMIQSPGTPDVLRAFVEAALADPATPDLKTYATRTAMALRHGQLQSGGWRLYADFKPTPTLKACYLNTTATCQCGGCAHSTYDDQVTQNALIALMRADQLLGFANPDISSASAYARARMETSQYPTHGGFPQVFSGPVAARPALSASYPPSIGTTCGLAQCHANVYTVEYWDDPTLNDNLASAFVEMLTSAAEVYPAQAATYQAMRARFGDFLRRAQMPQPQPAWAQQYDLQMQPRWARNWETPAIAGQESQDVMWALLRLYQLDPGVPANRDAVGTALTYLETVDFANDTLLHRYIELDDTAPSNVGFYTVRPGGYPVRFSSAPPTYQNYAWEVPSQLAALRAEYTRLASDTSAMKRTCHQLRADTAQAVDTAVNNEKWLTPYTPAGPRSGATPGDYLDTSTFVRNLRTLAEFVTRTTTDCTAWNY, translated from the coding sequence ATGAAAATTCGACCTGTCTGGATTCTCCTCCCCGCCGTCGCTGCCTCCGCCTGCCTTTCACCCGAGCTGGAGCCAGCGGGTGCCGGCGCACCTGCGCCCGTCGCGCTGGACACGGAGGCCCAGGCGGCGGTGACACCGCTTCGCACGAAAGCGCTCGGGCGGATGAGGAACGCGGCGAAGTACTTCAACGACTTCGTCTCGCGAAACGGCGGCTATGCGTGGCACCACAACGCGAGCAACCTGAACGAGCGCTGGGGGGACATCCAGCTCGACGCGGACCAGATCATGATTCAGTCCCCGGGCACGCCCGACGTGCTGCGGGCCTTCGTCGAGGCGGCCCTCGCGGACCCGGCGACCCCTGACCTCAAGACCTACGCGACACGCACCGCGATGGCGCTGCGCCACGGCCAGCTCCAGTCGGGTGGCTGGCGCCTCTACGCCGACTTCAAGCCCACGCCGACGCTGAAGGCTTGCTACCTGAACACCACGGCGACCTGTCAGTGCGGTGGCTGCGCGCACTCGACCTATGACGACCAGGTCACCCAGAACGCGCTCATCGCGCTGATGCGAGCGGACCAGCTGCTCGGGTTCGCGAATCCCGACATCTCCAGCGCGTCCGCGTATGCCCGCGCGCGGATGGAGACCTCGCAGTACCCCACCCATGGAGGCTTCCCGCAGGTCTTCTCGGGCCCCGTGGCCGCGCGGCCCGCGCTGTCCGCCAGCTATCCCCCGTCCATCGGAACCACCTGCGGCCTCGCCCAGTGTCACGCGAACGTCTACACCGTGGAGTACTGGGACGACCCCACCCTGAATGACAACCTCGCGTCCGCCTTCGTGGAGATGCTGACCTCGGCGGCGGAGGTGTACCCCGCGCAAGCGGCGACGTATCAGGCCATGCGCGCCCGGTTCGGGGACTTCCTCCGTCGGGCCCAGATGCCTCAGCCCCAGCCCGCCTGGGCGCAGCAGTACGACCTCCAGATGCAGCCTCGGTGGGCACGCAACTGGGAGACTCCCGCCATCGCGGGACAGGAGAGCCAGGATGTCATGTGGGCCCTGCTCCGCCTCTACCAGCTGGACCCGGGTGTCCCCGCGAACCGGGACGCGGTGGGCACCGCGCTCACGTATCTCGAGACAGTCGACTTCGCGAACGACACCCTCCTCCACCGCTACATCGAGCTCGATGACACGGCGCCCTCGAACGTGGGGTTCTACACGGTGAGGCCCGGCGGCTATCCGGTCCGCTTCTCCTCCGCGCCGCCCACCTACCAGAACTACGCCTGGGAGGTCCCCTCGCAGCTCGCCGCCCTCCGCGCCGAGTACACCCGACTGGCGAGCGACACCTCCGCGATGAAGCGCACGTGCCATCAGCTTCGAGCCGACACGGCGCAGGCGGTCGACACCGCGGTCAACAACGAGAAGTGGCTCACCCCCTACACGCCGGCCGGCCCCCGAAGCGGCGCCACGCCGGGCGACTATCTCGACACGAGCACGTTCGTCAGGAACCTGCGCACGCTGGCGGAGTTCGTCACGCGGACGACCACGGACTGCACCGCCTGGAACTACTGA
- a CDS encoding class I SAM-dependent methyltransferase, giving the protein MSAQYDSIGEKVADWDVLPVRSEYIEGHTFFKVLGPIAGQSVLDVACGDGLYTRQFKARGASRAVGVDVSEEMIRVGRKLEDEQRSGIEYHVSDVAEMANLGQFDLVTAVYLLHYAHSPEHMLRMCRNIHAHLKPGGSFVTYTFNPGFSAKGPNSTRYGISMLDFPQAPQDGHAITAELHTKTPFTIHFSYWSQATHEQVLREAGFHSLTWTRPECSSEGLLKYGQAFWQDYLDNPHGIALRCQR; this is encoded by the coding sequence ATGTCGGCGCAATACGATTCAATCGGCGAGAAGGTCGCGGACTGGGATGTGCTGCCGGTGCGCTCCGAGTACATCGAGGGACACACCTTCTTCAAGGTCCTGGGCCCCATCGCCGGGCAGTCCGTCCTCGACGTGGCATGTGGTGATGGGCTCTACACACGGCAATTCAAGGCACGAGGTGCGAGCCGGGCGGTGGGCGTCGACGTCTCGGAAGAGATGATTCGCGTGGGTCGCAAGCTCGAGGATGAGCAGCGGTCGGGCATCGAGTACCACGTGTCGGACGTGGCCGAGATGGCGAACCTGGGCCAGTTCGACCTGGTGACGGCTGTCTATCTATTGCACTACGCCCACTCACCGGAGCACATGCTGCGCATGTGCCGGAACATCCACGCACACCTGAAGCCAGGCGGCAGCTTCGTCACCTACACCTTCAACCCCGGGTTCAGCGCGAAGGGCCCCAACAGCACCCGCTACGGCATCAGCATGCTGGACTTCCCCCAGGCGCCCCAGGATGGACACGCCATCACCGCGGAGCTGCACACGAAGACGCCCTTCACCATCCACTTCTCCTACTGGAGCCAGGCCACCCACGAGCAGGTGCTCCGCGAGGCGGGCTTCCACTCCCTCACGTGGACCCGCCCCGAGTGCTCCTCCGAGGGACTCCTCAAGTACGGCCAGGCGTTCTGGCAGGACTACCTCGACAATCCTCACGGCATCGCCTTGCGCTGCCAACGGTGA
- a CDS encoding tetratricopeptide repeat protein translates to MSDPDVLAAQARESLERWDLDAAAKAFREAVPLYRARGEVQRTCECLVELAGIGARTGDDEGRRVAVRDATEAAEGYRALGLRGAEGIALYWAGQAAYAESVEEEAGFYQAALPLLEGAGGEPHAPFVYACHVAMGRIAAQDRADLAGAEAHYLRAWELLSHAQSRLAPGSLARKLAEVVLKRGRPEESVAWLEKAMASLDAVSLEGARREAAFVQRCLGEARQRQGDLAAARAAYTRALRSFQHWGMDFKAREVDALLRALGADDT, encoded by the coding sequence ATGTCTGACCCGGATGTCCTCGCCGCCCAGGCCCGTGAGTCCCTGGAGCGGTGGGACCTTGACGCGGCCGCCAAGGCCTTTCGCGAGGCGGTCCCGCTCTATCGCGCGCGCGGAGAGGTCCAGCGGACCTGTGAGTGTCTGGTGGAGTTGGCGGGCATCGGCGCGAGGACCGGGGATGACGAAGGCCGCAGGGTCGCCGTGAGAGATGCCACGGAGGCCGCGGAAGGCTATCGCGCGTTGGGTCTCCGAGGCGCCGAGGGCATCGCGCTCTATTGGGCGGGACAGGCCGCGTATGCCGAATCCGTGGAGGAGGAGGCGGGCTTCTATCAGGCGGCGCTTCCCTTGCTGGAAGGGGCGGGCGGTGAGCCCCATGCGCCCTTTGTCTATGCATGCCACGTCGCGATGGGGCGAATCGCCGCGCAGGACCGCGCGGACCTCGCCGGGGCCGAAGCGCACTACCTGCGGGCCTGGGAGCTCCTCTCGCATGCGCAGTCCCGGCTGGCGCCGGGCTCCCTGGCGCGAAAGCTCGCGGAGGTCGTGCTGAAGAGAGGCCGACCGGAGGAGTCCGTCGCGTGGTTGGAGAAGGCGATGGCCTCCCTGGACGCCGTTTCGCTGGAGGGCGCCCGGAGGGAGGCTGCCTTCGTCCAGAGGTGCCTGGGCGAGGCTCGACAGCGGCAAGGGGACCTCGCGGCGGCTCGGGCCGCCTACACGCGGGCCCTTCGCTCCTTCCAGCACTGGGGGATGGACTTCAAGGCGCGGGAAGTGGACGCACTGCTGCGCGCGCTCGGCGCGGACGACACCTGA
- a CDS encoding MerR family transcriptional regulator gives MSGLLYAIGETSRITGLSVKALRLYQEKGLLEPSCVDPSSGYRYYTERDITVAHTLRALRDLRLSLEEIRGVLVELNQGASLAEQLAQVRMRLAEEAASAQRSVLALDTLLRHQAQAEAYLRAPPPILERGLPTARVAMHRARGRYSDASVVFPRLLAACGPFIAGAPFCLLHEAEYREDDADISWCVPLAPGATPEGVHVEQVPEVQAATLVHSGPPDSVGPSWARLFAHLHVKERAPATPLRETYLRVETKQGQSWLTELALPWAGKKA, from the coding sequence GTGAGCGGACTGCTGTATGCCATCGGGGAGACGTCGCGCATCACGGGCCTGAGCGTGAAGGCGCTGCGGCTCTATCAGGAGAAGGGACTGCTCGAGCCCTCGTGCGTGGACCCCTCCTCCGGCTACCGGTACTACACCGAGCGCGACATCACCGTGGCCCACACGCTGCGCGCCCTGAGAGACCTGCGGCTGTCCCTCGAGGAGATTCGCGGCGTGCTCGTGGAGCTGAACCAGGGCGCCTCGCTCGCGGAGCAATTGGCGCAGGTGAGGATGCGGCTCGCCGAGGAGGCCGCGAGCGCGCAACGCTCCGTGCTCGCGCTGGACACCTTGCTGCGTCACCAGGCCCAGGCGGAGGCCTATCTGCGCGCGCCTCCGCCCATCCTGGAGCGAGGGCTCCCGACAGCCCGCGTCGCCATGCATCGCGCGCGCGGGCGCTACTCGGATGCGTCGGTGGTCTTCCCCCGGCTGCTCGCCGCCTGTGGTCCCTTCATCGCCGGTGCGCCCTTCTGCCTCCTGCACGAAGCGGAGTACCGGGAGGACGACGCGGACATCTCCTGGTGTGTGCCCCTCGCGCCCGGGGCCACGCCGGAAGGGGTCCATGTGGAGCAGGTCCCCGAGGTCCAGGCGGCCACGCTCGTCCACTCGGGACCTCCCGATTCCGTGGGCCCGTCCTGGGCCCGACTCTTCGCGCACCTGCACGTGAAGGAGCGCGCTCCCGCGACGCCCCTGCGCGAGACGTACCTGCGCGTGGAGACGAAGCAGGGCCAGTCCTGGCTCACGGAGCTCGCGCTCCCGTGGGCCGGGAAGAAGGCCTGA
- a CDS encoding alpha/beta fold hydrolase — protein MAVALGALILLVGAALGAWWWMGRALFQPGTVESVLAARGERLEVPAGQPTDAPFWQVTPDIRLRHRAVGQGRNVVVVHGGPGLPPVEPWRAAPLMSDTLRWHFYDQRGCGESSRPFTSAPTGGTWQAMQDVEARLGLGAQVADLERIRRLLGEERLTLVGHSFGALVAALYAAEWPERVEALVLIAPAPLVTMPAGDGDLFTQVRARLDAPGQQALTEWMKRTFDFPARLKDDEARLSEHFARFGPLYAQAMQRDHGQARVPGSGAAGGFLSLGLYLSLGRTHDWREWLGRVRAPTLVIHGAKDLQPRSATQRVVEALPHARLVELAGSGHFPFEEQPEDFAATVRAFLTEVER, from the coding sequence ATGGCGGTCGCACTCGGGGCACTCATCCTGTTGGTCGGCGCGGCGCTCGGCGCCTGGTGGTGGATGGGGCGAGCCCTCTTCCAGCCCGGCACCGTGGAGTCCGTCCTCGCCGCGCGCGGAGAGCGCTTGGAGGTCCCCGCGGGTCAGCCCACGGACGCGCCCTTCTGGCAGGTGACGCCCGACATCCGGCTCCGGCACAGGGCCGTGGGACAGGGGCGAAACGTCGTCGTCGTCCATGGAGGCCCGGGCCTGCCGCCCGTGGAGCCGTGGCGCGCGGCGCCCCTCATGAGCGACACCCTGCGCTGGCACTTCTATGACCAGCGAGGCTGTGGCGAGTCCTCGCGGCCCTTCACCTCGGCGCCGACAGGAGGCACGTGGCAGGCCATGCAGGACGTGGAGGCGCGGCTGGGGCTCGGCGCGCAGGTCGCGGACCTGGAGCGCATCCGGCGGCTGCTCGGAGAGGAGCGCCTGACGCTGGTGGGACACTCCTTCGGAGCGCTGGTCGCCGCGCTGTACGCCGCGGAGTGGCCGGAGCGAGTCGAGGCCCTCGTGCTGATTGCTCCCGCGCCGCTGGTGACGATGCCCGCGGGCGACGGCGACCTGTTCACCCAGGTGCGAGCGCGGCTGGATGCGCCCGGCCAGCAGGCGCTGACGGAGTGGATGAAGCGCACCTTCGACTTCCCCGCGCGGCTGAAGGACGACGAGGCGCGCCTCTCCGAGCACTTCGCCCGCTTCGGTCCGCTGTACGCGCAGGCCATGCAGCGCGACCACGGCCAGGCGCGAGTGCCGGGCTCCGGTGCCGCGGGCGGGTTCCTCTCCCTGGGCCTCTACCTGAGCCTGGGCCGCACCCACGACTGGCGCGAGTGGCTGGGCCGGGTGCGCGCGCCGACGCTCGTCATCCATGGCGCGAAGGACCTGCAGCCGCGCTCCGCCACGCAGCGCGTGGTAGAAGCCCTGCCCCACGCGCGACTGGTGGAGCTGGCGGGCAGCGGGCACTTCCCCTTCGAGGAACAACCCGAGGACTTCGCGGCCACGGTGCGCGCCTTCCTCACGGAGGTCGAGCGGTGA
- a CDS encoding alpha-ketoglutarate-dependent dioxygenase AlkB — protein sequence MSELRSIPLGDACEVVVGQLPRELVPDAEGFQALWELHPSEFHEIMIHGRQVPTPRWQQAYGADYHYTGRVNRALPLVAPMEAWLAWARETFDVRLNGLLLNWYDGTVGHYIGKHRDSDVHRVEGSPIVTLSFGEDRAFRMRPWRGEGFTDIPAVNGGVIVISWTTNRAFTHEVPASARARGRRISVTLRAFDT from the coding sequence ATGAGCGAGCTTCGTTCCATCCCTCTTGGAGATGCGTGTGAAGTCGTGGTGGGGCAGCTTCCGCGCGAGCTGGTGCCCGACGCCGAGGGCTTCCAGGCCCTCTGGGAACTCCATCCGAGCGAGTTCCACGAAATCATGATTCATGGCCGGCAGGTCCCCACGCCGCGGTGGCAGCAGGCCTACGGCGCCGACTATCACTACACGGGCCGGGTCAACCGGGCGCTGCCGCTGGTCGCGCCGATGGAGGCGTGGCTCGCGTGGGCGCGTGAGACCTTCGACGTCCGCCTCAACGGGCTCCTCTTGAACTGGTACGACGGCACGGTGGGGCACTACATCGGCAAGCATCGCGACAGCGACGTCCACCGCGTCGAGGGCTCTCCCATCGTCACGCTCTCCTTCGGCGAAGACCGCGCGTTCCGGATGCGGCCATGGCGAGGCGAGGGGTTCACCGACATCCCCGCGGTGAACGGCGGGGTCATCGTGATTTCGTGGACGACGAACCGGGCCTTCACGCACGAGGTGCCGGCGTCCGCGCGTGCACGGGGACGCCGGATTTCGGTGACGCTCCGGGCCTTCGACACCTGA
- a CDS encoding FMN-dependent NADH-azoreductase encodes MARILHLDSSARSGASGQTPHGSHSRRLSSRFVTRWQASRPGDTVVYRDVGQSPPAPVTGPWIHAAFTAPEKREPWMKDVLAESDALVDELLGADLIVAGVPMYNFNVPAQFKAYIDNIIRVGRTFGFDRSRAGDPYWPLLTEAHKKLVILSSRGDFGYGRGERLEAMNHVEPSIRTAFGYMGITDVDSVAIEYDEFGGERLQRSIALAEGQVDALVARMLREWTPHPPLPAPPPVERMQALHGP; translated from the coding sequence ATGGCCAGGATTCTTCATCTCGACTCGAGCGCCCGCTCAGGTGCCTCCGGGCAGACGCCCCATGGCTCCCACTCGCGTCGGCTGTCCTCTCGCTTCGTCACCCGCTGGCAGGCAAGCCGTCCGGGCGACACCGTCGTCTACCGGGACGTCGGGCAGAGCCCTCCTGCTCCCGTGACGGGCCCCTGGATTCACGCGGCCTTCACCGCGCCCGAGAAGCGCGAGCCTTGGATGAAGGACGTGCTCGCGGAGAGCGACGCCCTGGTGGACGAGCTGCTCGGCGCGGACCTCATCGTCGCGGGCGTGCCCATGTACAACTTCAACGTGCCCGCGCAGTTCAAGGCCTACATCGACAACATCATCCGCGTGGGCCGCACCTTCGGGTTCGACCGCTCACGCGCCGGGGACCCGTACTGGCCCCTGCTGACCGAGGCCCACAAGAAGCTCGTCATCCTCAGCTCCCGGGGAGACTTCGGCTACGGACGCGGCGAGCGGCTGGAGGCCATGAACCACGTCGAGCCGAGCATCCGCACCGCGTTCGGCTACATGGGCATCACGGACGTGGACTCCGTCGCCATCGAGTACGACGAGTTCGGCGGTGAGCGGCTCCAGCGCTCCATCGCCCTCGCGGAGGGCCAGGTCGATGCCCTCGTCGCGCGGATGCTCCGCGAGTGGACGCCGCACCCACCGCTCCCGGCGCCGCCGCCCGTCGAGCGGATGCAGGCGCTCCACGGACCATGA